Below is a genomic region from Solanum stenotomum isolate F172 unplaced genomic scaffold, ASM1918654v1 scaffold14590, whole genome shotgun sequence.
agtttttgtaAGGGACTAGAGGTATTTCCTGTTGTGGTGTTTTACCTTTTGAGCACAATATTGCTGTTTACTAGAAGATTCCAAGTCTTAAAACGGAAAAATTCGTCGATTTGGTtacttgaaaagtaaatgatGGCCGTACTACAATTTCAGTCATTGATTTGctgattttcttagtttttgcAAGGGTCTAGAGGTATTTCCTGTTGTGGTGTTTTACCTTTTGAGAACAATATattgctgttttttttttgaagatttcaagtcttaaaacgGAAAAATTCATTGATTTGGTTACCTGAAAAGTACATGATTGTAGTACTAAAATTTGGTGGTTCTTGTTTTGGCAGGGATTTGGGTGTGAATAGTTCTAACGCAAATGAGCATCGTAAGATATCAGTGTCATCCCCTGAGAAGGAGGACCGGTATTATACGACGAGAGGGTCGGTAGGCGTGGATGATAGTAGCAAGTTGTTCATGGAAGCAAgggaggaaaagaaaaagatggtttggccaaaattggtcATCACATTGTcaagtaaagaaaaagaagaagattttcTGGCAATGAAAGGTTGCAAGCTTCCTCAAAGGCCTAAGAAAAGGGCTAAGTTGACACAAAGAACCATTCTTGTAAGTCTCTttacttcaaattcaaaatgTGTGATCCAAGAATTGGACTTTTgtcatttaaatatttcttgatatgttGTGTGTAGTTGGTGCAACCAGGTACATGGTTGCAAGATTTATGCCAAGAAAGGTATGAAGTGAGAGAGAAGAAGACCTCTAAGAAGGTATTGCACTCGCTCTCTTTTATTATACGCACTCGTGTCAGATCCTCTATAAATGCACTAttctacttttggaggattccTGTCACACACTCGTttcagatcctccaaaaatgcactactctACTTTTGGAGGATAGCATGCACTTGTGTCAGATCCTCATATACACCACTTTTGAAGGATCCAACACGCACCCGTGAC
It encodes:
- the LOC125850153 gene encoding uncharacterized protein LOC125850153, whose amino-acid sequence is MDKLQWGNRKRLRCFKVKDSTSNGKSDGGRSLVVKKKITSRVVDNNKESGHLPLHVSSPHRLNRDLGVNSSNANEHRKISVSSPEKEDRYYTTRGSVGVDDSSKLFMEAREEKKKMVWPKLVITLSSKEKEEDFLAMKGCKLPQRPKKRAKLTQRTILLVQPGTWLQDLCQERYEVREKKTSKKKPRGLKAMGSMESDSE